One segment of Phragmites australis chromosome 13, lpPhrAust1.1, whole genome shotgun sequence DNA contains the following:
- the LOC133889208 gene encoding peptidyl-prolyl cis-trans isomerase Pin1-like has protein sequence MSAPGGEGETVRASHILIKHEGSRRKASWKDPDGRVISATTRADAAARLLDLRQQILSGQAAFADLAARHSDCSSARRGGDLGTFGRRQMQKPFEDATFALKVDELSDIVDTDSGVHIILRTA, from the exons ATGTCGGCGCCGGGCGGAGAGGGGGAGACGGTGCGCGCGTCGCACATCCTCATCAAGCACGAGGGCTCCCGCCGCAAGGCCTCCTGGAAGGACCCCGACGGCCGTGTCATCTCCGCCACCAcccgcgccgacgccgccgcgcgCCTCCTCGATCTCCGCCAGCAGATCCTCTCCGGCCAGGCCGCCTTCGCCGACCTCGCCGCGCGCCACTCCGACTGCTCCTCCGCACGCCGCGGCGGCGACCTCG GTACCTTTGGGAGGAGGCAGATGCAGAAACCCTTTGAAGACGCCACCTTTGCCCTCAAGGTTGACGAGCTCAGCGATATCGTGGACACTGACAGTGGGGTTCACATCATCCTGCGGACTGCCTGA